One genomic window of Actinoplanes lobatus includes the following:
- the cas3 gene encoding CRISPR-associated helicase Cas3', translating to MGLSDAARTVWGKTDRTGLSVVGWLPLWRHLADAADVAGRLWDHWLSPAVRHRIADELPGGDTDGRTLAVWLAGVHDIGKATPAFAVQASFRGQTANLVQRMRDRGLDFDHQQVCDQRRQARHDAAGHLVLAEWLRERDWTDPHAYAVVVGGHHGVPPTDEVLKGILCRRYLLGDQAWQQVQHELLTWMTDRAGAGDRLSGWADARLSQPVQAALTGLVIVADWIASNEKYFPYLLDAADEDRLKTGWEEVDLPVPWLPAQPPADAANLFSTRFALPSGATPRPVQQTVTEVATSMPTPGMIIVEAAMGEGKTEAALAAVEILARRTGASGCYLALPTRATSDAMFSRMLSWLRRLPDTRVGRGDRDVRLAHGKAALNPEYDQLRHTSLASAIAEDDGGTSIGVNSWLAGSKRSLLSSFVVGTVDQLLFAALRGKHLVLRHLGLAGKVVVIDEAHAYDVYMGRFLDRALEWLAAYGVPVVVLSATLPAHRRAELLAAYDNGRLGPPPPLTWRDRGKTRIDPYAAVRTEMRYPLITTSADGRGAITTSCADSGRGIKVRIRRLDDDPTALINLLRDRLRDGGCALVIRNTVARVQQTAEYLRTALGPDLPVSVAHSRFMAVDRATKDRWLAATFGPPGTAERPRRHIVVASQVAEQSLDIDFDLLVTDLAPVDLVLQRIGRLHRHPRDDRPAAVAEPTCWITGADWTTEPPQPVAGSRRVYQPAMLLRSAAVLLPHLDGVPLRLPADIAVLTQAAYGDTEVGPQAWQPALSEAEQKQRDAFVAKELKADGFRLAGVAERGEPLIGWLSGGIGDADDKTARGHVRDTDGETLEVLLLVRTETGLVIPPWIGGGGVAVPVNSMPHWRLARQIARCTLPLPRSMTATDVIDDTIAELERRVDVAAWQDSPWLAGELVLDIEINGLARVGSFDLHYEFHEGLRVSRRD from the coding sequence ATGGGACTGAGTGACGCGGCCCGCACGGTGTGGGGCAAGACCGACCGCACGGGTCTCTCCGTGGTCGGCTGGCTTCCCCTGTGGCGGCACCTCGCCGATGCCGCCGACGTGGCCGGCCGCCTGTGGGACCACTGGCTGAGCCCCGCGGTCCGCCACCGCATCGCGGACGAACTGCCCGGCGGCGACACCGACGGCCGGACCCTCGCCGTCTGGCTCGCCGGCGTGCACGACATCGGCAAAGCGACACCCGCCTTCGCCGTCCAGGCATCCTTCCGCGGCCAGACCGCCAACCTGGTACAGCGGATGCGCGACCGTGGACTCGACTTCGATCATCAGCAAGTCTGCGACCAACGTCGGCAGGCCCGCCATGACGCCGCCGGTCACCTCGTACTCGCCGAATGGCTGCGCGAACGCGATTGGACCGATCCGCACGCGTACGCCGTGGTCGTCGGCGGCCACCACGGCGTACCGCCAACCGACGAGGTGCTCAAGGGCATTCTGTGCCGCCGGTACCTGCTCGGTGACCAGGCATGGCAGCAGGTACAGCACGAACTGCTGACCTGGATGACCGACCGAGCCGGCGCGGGAGACCGGCTCAGCGGCTGGGCCGATGCACGACTGTCACAACCGGTCCAGGCGGCCCTCACCGGACTCGTCATCGTCGCCGACTGGATCGCCAGCAACGAGAAATACTTCCCGTACCTTCTCGATGCCGCCGACGAGGACCGGCTCAAAACCGGATGGGAAGAAGTCGACCTACCCGTACCGTGGCTTCCCGCCCAGCCGCCGGCCGACGCGGCAAACCTGTTCTCCACCCGGTTCGCCCTGCCCTCCGGCGCGACGCCACGCCCGGTGCAGCAGACCGTCACCGAGGTCGCCACCAGCATGCCGACACCAGGAATGATCATCGTCGAAGCGGCCATGGGGGAGGGGAAGACCGAAGCGGCACTCGCGGCAGTGGAGATCCTCGCCCGCCGCACCGGAGCCTCCGGCTGCTACCTCGCGCTGCCCACCCGGGCCACCAGCGACGCCATGTTCAGCCGCATGCTGTCCTGGCTGCGCCGGCTACCCGACACCCGGGTCGGCAGGGGAGACCGCGACGTACGACTCGCCCACGGCAAGGCCGCACTCAACCCCGAATACGACCAACTGCGCCACACCTCCCTGGCCAGTGCCATCGCCGAAGACGACGGCGGCACCAGCATCGGCGTCAACAGCTGGCTGGCCGGATCGAAACGCAGCCTGCTCTCCAGCTTCGTCGTCGGCACCGTCGACCAACTGCTGTTCGCCGCGCTGCGCGGCAAACACCTGGTGCTGCGCCACCTCGGCCTCGCCGGAAAGGTCGTCGTCATCGACGAGGCCCACGCCTACGACGTCTACATGGGGCGCTTCCTCGACCGGGCGCTGGAATGGCTCGCCGCCTACGGCGTACCGGTCGTCGTGCTCTCCGCCACCCTGCCCGCGCACCGCCGCGCCGAACTGCTGGCGGCCTACGACAACGGACGGCTCGGCCCACCACCCCCGCTCACCTGGCGAGACCGAGGCAAAACCAGAATCGATCCGTACGCCGCGGTGCGCACCGAAATGCGATATCCCCTGATCACCACCTCAGCCGACGGCCGCGGAGCCATAACGACCAGCTGCGCCGACTCCGGGCGAGGCATCAAGGTACGGATCCGCCGTCTCGACGACGACCCGACCGCCCTGATCAACCTGCTCCGCGATCGGCTGCGCGACGGCGGCTGCGCGCTGGTCATCCGCAACACCGTCGCCCGCGTCCAGCAGACAGCCGAGTACCTGCGTACGGCACTCGGCCCGGACCTGCCCGTGTCGGTGGCGCACTCCCGGTTCATGGCGGTGGACCGGGCCACCAAGGACCGCTGGCTCGCCGCGACCTTCGGGCCACCGGGAACCGCCGAACGACCGCGCCGGCACATCGTGGTCGCCAGCCAGGTCGCCGAGCAGTCCCTGGACATCGACTTCGACCTGCTCGTCACCGACCTCGCCCCCGTCGACCTCGTACTGCAGCGCATCGGCCGCCTGCACCGGCACCCCCGCGACGACCGTCCGGCCGCCGTCGCCGAGCCGACCTGCTGGATCACCGGAGCCGACTGGACCACCGAACCACCCCAACCGGTCGCCGGCTCACGCCGGGTCTACCAGCCCGCCATGCTGCTGCGCAGCGCCGCCGTGCTCCTGCCACACCTGGACGGTGTGCCACTGCGACTTCCGGCCGACATCGCCGTACTCACCCAGGCCGCCTACGGCGACACCGAGGTGGGACCGCAAGCCTGGCAGCCGGCGCTGTCCGAGGCCGAGCAGAAACAGCGCGACGCCTTCGTCGCCAAGGAACTGAAAGCCGACGGCTTCCGCCTCGCCGGGGTCGCCGAGCGCGGGGAACCGCTGATCGGCTGGCTCTCCGGCGGCATTGGTGACGCCGACGACAAGACAGCTCGCGGACACGTCCGCGACACCGACGGCGAAACCCTGGAGGTCCTGCTACTGGTCCGAACCGAGACCGGTCTGGTCATTCCACCGTGGATCGGCGGGGGCGGGGTAGCCGTACCCGTCAACAGCATGCCCCATTGGCGGCTTGCCCGGCAGATCGCCCGTTGCACCCTGCCCTTGCCCCGCTCGATGACGGCCACCGACGTCATCGACGACACCATCGCTGAGCTGGAGCGTCGAGTCGATGTCGCCGCCTGGCAAGACAGTCCTTGGCTGGCCGGGGAGCTGGTACTTGATATTGAGATTAACGGTCTCGCGCGGGTCGGTTCCTTCGATCTCCATTACGAATTTCATGAGGGCCTCCGGGTTTCGCGCCGTGATTAA
- the cas6e gene encoding type I-E CRISPR-associated protein Cas6/Cse3/CasE: protein MFLTRFPINPARRGARKLLASPQAMHAAVRAGFADPADYQRPDSRTLWRLDTPAPATVHLYLISPGRPDLTHLVEQAGWPTTATWDTRAYDPLLATLRPGQRWAFRLTANPVHSGRKTPDTKETQRFGYLRAEEQEQWLLQRAARCGFTVATQQDGRPNLRLHQRQTQSFKRGTQPVTLTTVTYDGVLDVTDGQAFRTALTSGIGHAKAYGCGLLTLAPADGAATGR from the coding sequence ATGTTCCTCACCCGATTCCCGATCAACCCGGCCCGCCGCGGAGCCCGCAAACTGCTCGCCTCTCCGCAGGCCATGCACGCCGCGGTCCGGGCCGGATTCGCCGATCCCGCCGACTACCAACGGCCTGATAGCCGCACCCTCTGGCGACTCGACACCCCCGCCCCCGCCACCGTCCACCTCTACCTGATCAGCCCCGGTCGCCCCGATCTCACCCACCTCGTCGAACAGGCCGGCTGGCCGACCACCGCCACCTGGGACACCCGCGCCTACGATCCGCTGCTCGCGACGCTGCGACCCGGCCAGCGCTGGGCCTTCCGGCTCACCGCCAACCCGGTCCACAGCGGCCGCAAAACCCCGGACACCAAGGAGACCCAGCGATTCGGCTACCTCCGAGCCGAAGAGCAGGAACAATGGCTGCTCCAGCGTGCCGCCCGATGCGGATTCACCGTGGCGACGCAACAGGACGGCCGGCCCAACCTGCGCCTGCATCAACGGCAGACCCAGAGCTTCAAACGCGGGACACAACCGGTCACGCTGACCACGGTCACGTACGACGGCGTTCTGGACGTCACCGACGGCCAAGCCTTCCGCACCGCCCTGACCAGCGGTATCGGTCACGCCAAGGCCTACGGCTGCGGCCTGCTCACCCTCGCCCCAGCCGACGGGGCAGCGACCGGAAGATGA
- a CDS encoding helix-turn-helix domain-containing protein: MARPIGPTIPRWQLGEQLSQLRSAAGKSQQDAANRLGCSVSKIQKIEAGEVGTKPVELEALLALYGTPDPLRDQLMELRTLGAQRGWWSKYGAVPAPFATFLGLESAATKIRIFEPLMVHGLLQTADYARALAESVNPPSTTAEVDRQVQIRLERQERVFGEDHPELWVVLDEAVLRRHMGGPEIMAKQLDHLLRLPKWVTIQVVPFTGGGYPGALGALTVFEFQDDLHTPVVYMESQAGNLYLEREDDLARSNLAMNHITAAALSKQQSRELITAAARQLAPQ; the protein is encoded by the coding sequence ATGGCACGACCGATCGGCCCGACCATCCCCCGGTGGCAGCTGGGTGAACAGCTCAGCCAGCTCCGCTCCGCCGCTGGCAAGTCTCAGCAGGACGCCGCGAACCGGCTCGGCTGCTCGGTCAGCAAGATCCAGAAGATCGAGGCGGGTGAGGTCGGGACCAAGCCCGTCGAACTGGAGGCGCTGCTCGCCCTCTACGGAACTCCCGACCCACTGCGCGACCAACTGATGGAGCTGCGCACGCTCGGCGCCCAGCGCGGCTGGTGGTCCAAGTACGGCGCAGTGCCCGCTCCGTTCGCCACGTTCCTGGGCTTGGAGAGCGCCGCCACGAAGATCCGAATCTTCGAACCGCTCATGGTCCACGGCCTGCTGCAGACCGCCGACTACGCTCGCGCCCTCGCCGAGAGTGTCAATCCTCCGTCGACGACCGCGGAGGTGGACCGCCAGGTACAGATTCGGCTGGAACGTCAGGAGCGAGTCTTCGGCGAGGATCATCCAGAACTCTGGGTCGTGCTTGACGAGGCTGTACTACGCCGCCATATGGGTGGCCCGGAGATCATGGCGAAGCAACTCGATCATCTGTTGAGGCTTCCGAAGTGGGTGACCATCCAAGTCGTTCCGTTCACGGGTGGCGGATATCCGGGAGCCTTGGGTGCGCTGACCGTCTTCGAGTTCCAAGACGACCTACACACGCCCGTCGTCTATATGGAATCCCAGGCCGGGAATCTGTACCTCGAACGAGAGGATGACCTCGCAAGGAGTAATCTGGCGATGAACCACATCACCGCGGCAGCTCTCAGCAAGCAGCAATCACGCGAACTGATCACCGCGGCGGCCCGCCAGCTCGCGCCACAGTAG
- the casB gene encoding type I-E CRISPR-associated protein Cse2/CasB has protein sequence MTTTDAPADTPVRTARPRRRTALGDHVARTVGSLQARLLRDPPQPQAISALARLRRVIGHEPGFDYTLEDYLSVPDELLNTRQIDPATDQDHAVHDAVSLYALHQQSRRERMHIDGRGLGRAVAELAHASAGPDGIRRRFAALGTASSYHESIHHLRGLITMLRGHQIPLDYGLLADDLHTLRRPGGRQRVQAIWGREFFRSRPQPTDNSEETPA, from the coding sequence GTGACGACGACAGACGCCCCGGCCGACACACCGGTGCGCACCGCGAGACCGAGACGGCGCACCGCGCTCGGCGACCACGTCGCACGCACCGTCGGCAGCCTCCAGGCCCGGCTGCTGCGCGACCCTCCACAACCACAGGCCATCAGCGCCCTCGCCCGGCTACGCCGCGTCATCGGCCACGAACCCGGCTTCGACTACACCCTCGAGGACTACCTCTCCGTCCCGGACGAACTGCTCAACACCCGGCAGATCGACCCGGCCACCGACCAGGACCACGCCGTCCACGACGCGGTCAGCCTGTACGCCCTGCACCAGCAGTCACGCCGCGAACGGATGCACATCGACGGCCGCGGACTCGGCCGGGCCGTGGCCGAACTCGCCCACGCCTCAGCCGGACCGGACGGCATCCGCCGCCGCTTCGCCGCACTCGGCACCGCTAGCAGCTACCACGAGAGCATCCACCACCTGCGCGGCCTGATCACCATGCTGCGCGGCCACCAGATCCCCCTCGACTACGGCCTGCTCGCCGACGACCTGCACACCCTGCGCCGCCCCGGCGGCCGGCAGCGGGTGCAGGCCATCTGGGGACGCGAATTCTTCCGCAGCCGGCCGCAACCCACCGACAACTCCGAGGAGACGCCAGCATGA
- the cas7e gene encoding type I-E CRISPR-associated protein Cas7/Cse4/CasC, which yields MNRAIIDVYALHTVPPSNLNRDDTGSPKTAVYGGVRRARVSSQAWKRAIRLAFKDLLDPTELGERTKRVGESLAVRIQALDPNLSDETAATMAAEVFVTVGLAKADKKKTEVKYVESGYLLFLSHQQLDNLAAAALDAVNTGTPLDKNRLKALANSDHSVDIAMFGRMVADMTDINVDAACQVAHAISVHAVDNEFDYFTAVDDRKHDMAETGAGMIGTIEFNSSTLYRYATVDVNALHETLGSAPAAVAAVKAFLTAFARSMPTGKQNTFAHRTLPDALVVRLRDTQPINLVGAFETPIRETHEAGRIKLAADALADHTVAVENAYGEQPVASWVTRVGDQTAALADLGKSTTLGELVNEVAEQVGLALGQPA from the coding sequence ATGAACCGCGCCATCATCGACGTCTACGCCCTGCACACCGTCCCGCCGAGCAACCTCAACCGCGACGACACCGGCTCACCGAAGACCGCCGTCTACGGCGGTGTCCGCCGGGCCCGGGTGTCCAGCCAGGCATGGAAGCGGGCCATCCGGCTGGCCTTCAAGGACCTGCTCGACCCCACCGAACTCGGCGAGCGCACCAAACGGGTCGGCGAATCCCTGGCGGTCCGCATTCAGGCCCTCGACCCGAACCTGTCCGACGAGACCGCCGCGACCATGGCTGCCGAGGTATTCGTCACGGTAGGCCTCGCCAAGGCCGACAAGAAGAAGACCGAGGTGAAGTACGTCGAATCCGGCTATCTGCTCTTTCTCAGCCACCAGCAACTGGACAACCTAGCCGCTGCCGCACTCGACGCCGTCAACACCGGCACCCCACTGGACAAGAACCGGCTCAAGGCGCTGGCGAACAGCGACCACTCGGTGGACATCGCCATGTTCGGCCGGATGGTCGCCGACATGACCGACATCAACGTCGACGCCGCCTGCCAGGTCGCCCACGCCATCAGCGTGCACGCCGTCGACAACGAGTTCGACTACTTTACCGCCGTCGACGACCGCAAACACGACATGGCCGAGACCGGCGCCGGCATGATCGGCACCATCGAGTTCAACTCGTCCACCCTCTACCGGTACGCCACCGTCGACGTGAACGCCCTACACGAAACGCTCGGCTCCGCGCCGGCCGCAGTGGCCGCGGTCAAGGCGTTCCTCACGGCCTTCGCCCGCAGCATGCCCACCGGCAAACAGAACACCTTCGCCCACCGGACCCTGCCTGACGCGCTCGTCGTACGGCTCCGCGACACGCAGCCGATCAACCTGGTGGGCGCGTTCGAGACTCCCATCCGCGAAACCCACGAGGCCGGACGGATCAAACTGGCCGCGGACGCCCTCGCCGACCACACGGTCGCGGTCGAGAACGCCTACGGCGAACAGCCGGTGGCGAGCTGGGTCACCCGCGTCGGCGACCAGACCGCAGCGCTGGCCGACCTCGGCAAGTCCACCACCCTCGGCGAACTGGTCAACGAGGTCGCGGAACAGGTAGGCCTGGCTCTCGGACAGCCCGCATGA
- the cas1e gene encoding type I-E CRISPR-associated endonuclease Cas1e: MSSSGVPPADIADLSRAEDRISFLYLERSVIHRDSNAITATDDRGVVHIPAASIGVLLLGPGTSITHQAIALLADHGATAVWVGERGVRYYAHGRSLASSSRLLIAQAAAVSHRNRRLAVARTMYAMRFPGENTTHLSMQQLRGKEGARVRRIYREHSQRTGVPWNQRAYDKADFTAGDPINQALSAAHACLYGIVHAVIVAVGASPGLGFVHTGHERAFVYDIADLYKAEITIPAAFDLIAEGSTDISADTRRRVRDRVHDGALLERCVRDIRMLLLRPEHGGEIEEDDDSVRLWDEGGFEVTAGRNYADVGDVDF, encoded by the coding sequence ATGAGTTCCTCCGGGGTGCCACCCGCCGACATCGCCGACCTCAGCCGAGCCGAGGACCGCATCAGCTTCCTCTACCTCGAACGCAGCGTCATCCACCGCGACAGCAACGCGATCACCGCTACCGACGACCGCGGCGTCGTACACATCCCGGCCGCATCTATCGGAGTCCTCCTGCTCGGACCCGGCACCAGCATCACCCACCAAGCAATCGCCCTGCTCGCCGACCACGGCGCCACCGCCGTCTGGGTCGGCGAGCGCGGCGTGCGCTACTACGCCCACGGACGCTCCCTCGCCTCCTCCAGCCGGCTACTGATCGCCCAAGCCGCCGCCGTCAGCCACCGAAACCGGCGGCTGGCGGTGGCCCGAACCATGTACGCGATGCGCTTCCCGGGCGAGAACACGACCCACCTGTCGATGCAACAACTACGCGGCAAAGAAGGCGCCCGCGTCCGGCGGATCTACCGCGAACACTCCCAGCGAACCGGTGTGCCCTGGAACCAACGCGCATACGACAAGGCCGACTTCACCGCCGGCGATCCGATCAACCAGGCGCTGTCCGCTGCCCACGCCTGCCTGTACGGGATCGTGCACGCGGTCATCGTGGCCGTCGGAGCGTCACCCGGCCTCGGATTCGTCCACACCGGCCACGAACGAGCCTTCGTATACGACATCGCCGACCTCTACAAAGCGGAGATCACCATTCCGGCCGCCTTCGACCTGATCGCCGAAGGCTCGACCGACATCAGCGCCGACACCCGCCGTCGAGTACGCGATCGCGTACACGACGGAGCCCTACTGGAACGGTGCGTGCGAGACATTCGCATGCTGCTGCTTCGGCCCGAACACGGCGGCGAGATCGAGGAGGACGACGATTCCGTCCGGCTGTGGGACGAGGGCGGTTTCGAGGTCACGGCCGGCCGCAATTATGCCGACGTCGGCGACGTGGACTTCTGA
- a CDS encoding DUF397 domain-containing protein codes for MDKYQVNLADARWRKSSKSANNGGCVEFAQVDGYVAIRDSRNPDREPLIFDANEWDCFLDGVTKGEFPVPGI; via the coding sequence ATGGACAAGTACCAGGTCAACCTGGCCGACGCGCGATGGCGGAAGTCCAGCAAGTCCGCCAACAACGGCGGGTGCGTCGAGTTTGCTCAGGTCGACGGCTACGTGGCCATCCGCGACTCACGGAACCCGGACCGGGAACCACTGATCTTCGACGCCAACGAGTGGGACTGCTTCCTCGACGGCGTCACCAAGGGCGAGTTCCCCGTGCCGGGAATCTGA
- the cas5e gene encoding type I-E CRISPR-associated protein Cas5/CasD: MTVLVLRLAGPLQSWGSSSRFARRGTDIAPTKSGVIGMLAAAKGIRRTEPLTELLGLKFGVRLDQPGQILRDFQTARSLDGRASAPLTYRFYLSDAIFLAGVHGDPALLHDLAEALKRPRYPLYLGRRSCPPAGPVSLGVHDITLDDALDSWPWLASERFRRRAAPTVRLEVVRDARPGEPSAETLPDEPVSFDPAHRQHTWRSVLRRHVDVPNDLAERAGVTDHDPLSLLGG, encoded by the coding sequence ATGACCGTCCTGGTTCTCAGACTCGCCGGCCCGCTCCAGTCATGGGGCTCGTCCAGCCGCTTCGCTCGCCGCGGCACCGACATCGCACCCACGAAAAGCGGTGTCATCGGCATGCTCGCGGCCGCCAAAGGAATCCGCCGTACCGAGCCGCTCACCGAGCTCCTCGGCCTGAAATTCGGCGTCCGCCTCGACCAGCCGGGCCAGATCCTGCGGGACTTCCAGACCGCCCGGTCCCTCGACGGGCGAGCCAGCGCCCCACTGACCTACCGCTTCTACCTGTCCGACGCGATCTTCCTCGCCGGAGTCCACGGCGACCCGGCGCTGCTCCACGACCTGGCCGAGGCACTCAAGCGTCCCCGATACCCGCTCTATCTAGGACGACGATCCTGCCCACCGGCCGGCCCGGTCAGCCTCGGCGTCCACGACATCACCCTCGACGACGCCCTGGACTCGTGGCCCTGGCTGGCATCGGAACGCTTCCGGCGCCGCGCCGCCCCCACCGTCCGGCTGGAAGTCGTCCGCGACGCCCGCCCCGGCGAACCCAGCGCGGAAACCCTGCCCGACGAGCCGGTCAGCTTCGACCCCGCCCACCGGCAGCACACCTGGCGCTCCGTGCTGCGCCGCCACGTGGACGTCCCCAACGACCTCGCGGAACGGGCCGGCGTAACCGACCACGACCCGTTGAGCCTGCTCGGAGGATGA
- the casA gene encoding type I-E CRISPR-associated protein Cse1/CasA: MFTLADETWIPVLDGACRRREVSVRGLFEQSAEIRMIACELPTQTFAILRLALAILHRVTNGPPNEAAWQALWRDRRLPLDDLTDYLDTFRDRFDLFHPRHPFYQVADLRAEKDNTYGLERLIADVPNGMPFLTTRAGPGMESISPAEAARWLVHCQAYDPGGIKTGAVGDIRVKKGKGYSIGVGTLGNLGGVYLDGNTLRETLLLNLLPFGGNRQRADDRDLPVWEREPQTAAEEPDETRGPYGLLSLYTWQSRRIRLFGDADGVTGAMIAIGDRLDWQNHHLLEPMSVWSRSAPREREQKLAPIYLPRPHDHTRTLWRGLQTLLPPPAPSTGEAPQRWSPLVLQWLARLTRDAVIGQDFQARPRAVSVTYGTQQAVIDEVFSDTLTMNVLLLLEDSPLRTTAVDATADAEAAVQALRRLATNLIRAAGGSDDSGDADRAAERAYAVLDRAFRDWLAHLGPDSEPATERTAWQHRVRRAVKEVGDELVDAASPAAWVGRTRTDRNGRDIHYSSFQAETWFRRDLAKALTLTTDTDHQEVRA, translated from the coding sequence GTGTTCACTCTGGCGGATGAAACCTGGATTCCGGTCCTGGATGGGGCTTGTAGGCGGCGTGAGGTTTCCGTGCGCGGGCTGTTCGAGCAGTCCGCTGAGATCCGCATGATCGCCTGCGAGTTGCCCACGCAGACGTTTGCGATCCTGCGGCTGGCCCTGGCGATCCTGCACCGCGTTACGAACGGCCCACCCAATGAAGCTGCCTGGCAAGCCCTCTGGCGAGACCGGCGACTGCCGCTGGACGACCTGACCGACTACCTCGACACGTTCCGCGACCGGTTCGACCTGTTCCACCCGCGACACCCCTTCTATCAGGTAGCCGACCTGAGAGCCGAGAAAGACAACACGTACGGCCTCGAGCGGCTCATCGCCGATGTGCCCAACGGCATGCCGTTCCTGACCACCCGGGCCGGCCCGGGTATGGAATCGATCTCTCCTGCCGAGGCTGCCCGGTGGCTGGTGCACTGCCAGGCGTACGACCCGGGCGGCATCAAGACCGGGGCAGTCGGTGACATCCGGGTCAAGAAGGGCAAGGGCTACTCGATCGGCGTCGGCACGCTCGGCAACCTCGGCGGCGTCTACCTGGACGGCAATACGCTGCGAGAGACGCTGCTGCTCAACCTGCTGCCCTTCGGTGGAAACCGGCAGCGGGCCGACGACCGAGATCTGCCGGTATGGGAACGCGAACCGCAGACCGCCGCCGAGGAACCCGACGAGACACGCGGCCCGTACGGCCTGCTCAGCCTCTACACCTGGCAGTCCCGCCGGATCAGGCTGTTCGGTGATGCCGACGGCGTCACCGGCGCGATGATCGCCATCGGTGACCGGCTCGACTGGCAGAACCACCACCTGCTGGAACCGATGAGCGTCTGGAGCCGCAGCGCACCCCGGGAACGCGAACAGAAGCTGGCCCCGATCTACCTGCCCCGCCCGCACGACCACACCCGCACCCTGTGGCGAGGGCTGCAAACCCTGCTACCCCCGCCGGCGCCGTCCACCGGCGAAGCACCGCAACGCTGGTCGCCGCTGGTCCTGCAGTGGCTAGCCCGGCTGACCCGCGACGCTGTGATCGGCCAGGACTTCCAGGCCCGGCCCCGCGCGGTCAGCGTCACCTACGGCACCCAACAGGCGGTCATCGACGAGGTCTTCTCCGACACGCTGACCATGAACGTCCTCCTGCTGCTCGAAGACTCCCCACTACGGACCACAGCCGTCGACGCCACCGCCGACGCCGAGGCGGCCGTCCAAGCACTACGGCGACTCGCCACGAACCTGATCCGGGCCGCCGGCGGCTCCGACGACAGCGGCGACGCCGACCGCGCGGCCGAGCGCGCGTACGCCGTACTCGATCGGGCTTTTCGTGATTGGCTCGCCCACCTCGGACCCGACAGCGAACCGGCGACCGAGCGCACTGCATGGCAGCACCGAGTGCGTCGCGCCGTTAAGGAGGTCGGCGATGAGCTGGTCGACGCGGCCAGCCCGGCCGCCTGGGTCGGCCGCACCAGAACCGACCGCAACGGACGAGACATCCACTACTCCAGCTTCCAGGCCGAAACATGGTTCCGCCGGGACCTTGCCAAAGCGCTGACCCTCACCACCGACACCGACCACCAGGAGGTACGAGCGTGA
- the cas2e gene encoding type I-E CRISPR-associated endoribonuclease Cas2e yields the protein MTVIILTACPPGLRGHLTQWLLEISAGVYVGHISTRVRNRLWARVVDMAGPGRALLVYQKRGEQKLSFEVHDHHWEPVDLDGVTLIRRPGNAPFNPAAPTGWSKAAKRRRFGRPGRPA from the coding sequence ATGACCGTCATCATTCTCACCGCCTGCCCACCAGGGCTGCGAGGGCACCTCACCCAATGGCTGCTGGAGATCTCCGCCGGCGTGTACGTCGGCCACATCAGCACACGAGTCCGCAACCGCCTCTGGGCGCGGGTTGTCGACATGGCCGGGCCCGGACGAGCGCTACTGGTCTACCAGAAGCGCGGCGAGCAGAAGCTCTCCTTCGAGGTACACGACCACCACTGGGAACCGGTCGACCTGGACGGCGTGACACTGATCCGCCGTCCCGGAAACGCACCGTTCAATCCGGCAGCTCCGACCGGCTGGAGCAAGGCCGCCAAACGCCGCCGGTTCGGGCGCCCCGGCCGTCCAGCGTAG